In the Pseudomonadota bacterium genome, CTCACTGAAAATAAGATCATAAAGCATTGCATAGTCCGTATAACCATTTTCCACGTTGTACTTTACAACGCCCGGCAGAAAAACAGATCCTGCAAGACCATGAGGAACATCAAAATAAACACCGAGGGGATAGCTCAAAGCGCCAGCAGGTCCTGCACCTGCGTTCATAAGAGCAGCCCCTGCAAGCCCGCTTCCCACGAGGAGATTGAGTTTTGTGTTGATAGATCTATCATTTTGGGCAATCTTTTTAAGGTTTGCAAATAAGAGTTTAAAAGCTTCTATTGAAAATATCCTGGAGTAAGCGCTCGCTCCGTTAGCAACAAAGCTTTCCAGCGTATGTGTCATGGCATCCATACCTGCTGAGGCATATACCATATCAGGGCAACTGTCCAGAAACCCCGGGTCATAAAGAGAAAGCCTGGGGTAGTTGTATTCGGTATTGATCCCAAATTTCCAGCGTTCTTTTGTGTCTATAAATACTGCGTATGGCGTGACTTCGCTTCCTGTCCCTGCTGTTGTGGGAAGGGCCACAACAGGAAGCGGGACCTCTTTTACTTTACCGAACCCCCTGTATTCTATGGCCGGTCCTTTATTTGTCTTCAACGTTGCAAGGCCCTTTGTGAGGTCAAGAGCACTGCCACCGCCGATGCCAACAAAACAGTTTAGATCTGATGACTCAAAATCTGTCTTCGCTTTATCCAGGTAATCGTATGTGGGCTCTGGCATCTCACTGACCAGCAGAACAACTTTTTCCATGCTTTTTTCCAGAAGATCGATAATTTCATTAGCATATCCATTGCCCCGATAGACGCCTTTGTCAACAACAAGACCTATCCTGTTCCAGCCAAGGCCTTTCAGCTTTTCCGGTAACTCCTTGGCGATCCCGTTGCCTGCAAAAAGCTCAGTCCTCATGATAAAACGCACATTCTCTTTAAGAAAATCTTTCATTTAGCCCCCTTCATAGTTTGTTCTTTACTTCTTCAATATCATAATACAAATCGGTTATACGCATGTGTTCGGTCATCTTTCTCATCGTCACGTTTCTGTTTGTATGCCTGTACTGATTGATAAGCAAATTGAGAGCATCCTTTTTCTCATCGGTGAAATAAAAGAGGTAAGACACGTCTCTTCTCCTGATAGGAGATTTAAACTTACCCTTTTGCCACTCAAATATATCATAATGAAAATTCACTAACTTTCTCCTCCCGAAATCAATCTCTCCGCTGAAATCGGGCAATGTATTGGCCGAGAAATTGATAAGATCGTCAAGTATATTCTCATGGCGGGGAAGCATTCTCTTTGCTACCTCACCAATATAGGCATCAAAATCTCTTTTACATTCAAGAATCACCTTCCAGGTATATTTACCATTCATTTTTCCAACACCGCCCGCGCGGATAAACTCAAAATTCTCCGGCCTTCCATAGTATTCTCTGAGCGCCTCAGCAGTGGGGAACCACTCGTTAATCGATTCTTCTCTAAAATCCTGGAATATGGATCGTACAGGTCCGGTGGCATCTTTTGCCGACTCAATAACAGATACAGTAAAATCCACAGGGTTCACATCATGCAGGTGAAGATACTTTAGAAGCGGGAAATATGCCCGATAGTTCCAAAAAAATTGGATAAGCCAATGAACAGGGCGAAAAAAAAGAATATCCTCCTCTGACATCGTGGAAGTAAAACGTATCCCTTCCTCGGATTCAAAAGAAAGCATGTCATCGTACTGGCTGAAAGAGCTGTCGATAAGACGAAACTTCGTTTTAATCCTATATTTTTCACGTTCTTCCGGCAGAGTAAGTTCACTTCCGTTTATGAGGAGACAGTTATAACAGATAATATAGCTTACGTTCCAGCCAAAGATCATCCGTAGACTGTTCAGATGGCTCTCTTTTGTTTCTCCGGGTAGCGCAAGGATAATCTCAGTACCTGAAATGCCACCTGCTTCATTAACATGATCTATTATCTCCCGGAAATGATCATTTTCTATGTTATTCCGCTTGATATTCTTAAGTACAACAGGGTCAACAGATTGTAATGACGATACAAGATATGCCGATTCACCCATAATTTCGGCAAGAGCTATGCTCTGTCTCGTTTTTACCCAGTTTATTACGCAACGTCGAGGATAATCCTTCTCTGTTTGAAGCGCATGTATCTTTTCTCCGATCCTTATATCCCTCGGCACTATCCCAAAGTTTGCATCGGCAAAACAAAGGAGATTCGTCTTCTTCACATGACCTGCTATAT is a window encoding:
- a CDS encoding radical SAM protein, encoding MGKIKVYLADLVHNYLGGGSYMFPLNVGFVASYARKIFGDYIDIEIFKYPDHLIKRLKEDLPDILGLGHYSWNAHLNNRVSGLAKSLSSGTLIVCGGPNINQTEGGYRDFFAENKAVDFYAINEGETSFINLIRQYLNVDCDLSRTKDTAIDGCIFLRNKDIVIGERPDRIDDLNSIPSPYLTGMLNEFFEYDLIPIVETNRGCPFSCTYCAQGLVSQHRVKLFDIDRVLEELDYIAGHVKKTNLLCFADANFGIVPRDIRIGEKIHALQTEKDYPRRCVINWVKTRQSIALAEIMGESAYLVSSLQSVDPVVLKNIKRNNIENDHFREIIDHVNEAGGISGTEIILALPGETKESHLNSLRMIFGWNVSYIICYNCLLINGSELTLPEEREKYRIKTKFRLIDSSFSQYDDMLSFESEEGIRFTSTMSEEDILFFRPVHWLIQFFWNYRAYFPLLKYLHLHDVNPVDFTVSVIESAKDATGPVRSIFQDFREESINEWFPTAEALREYYGRPENFEFIRAGGVGKMNGKYTWKVILECKRDFDAYIGEVAKRMLPRHENILDDLINFSANTLPDFSGEIDFGRRKLVNFHYDIFEWQKGKFKSPIRRRDVSYLFYFTDEKKDALNLLINQYRHTNRNVTMRKMTEHMRITDLYYDIEEVKNKL
- a CDS encoding iron-containing alcohol dehydrogenase, with product MKDFLKENVRFIMRTELFAGNGIAKELPEKLKGLGWNRIGLVVDKGVYRGNGYANEIIDLLEKSMEKVVLLVSEMPEPTYDYLDKAKTDFESSDLNCFVGIGGGSALDLTKGLATLKTNKGPAIEYRGFGKVKEVPLPVVALPTTAGTGSEVTPYAVFIDTKERWKFGINTEYNYPRLSLYDPGFLDSCPDMVYASAGMDAMTHTLESFVANGASAYSRIFSIEAFKLLFANLKKIAQNDRSINTKLNLLVGSGLAGAALMNAGAGPAGALSYPLGVYFDVPHGLAGSVFLPGVVKYNVENGYTDYAMLYDLIFSEPSLKKKKKSIRFAEEIRKLSAALGIPTDLKGFGVKSEDNAKLIIDNSMQLKAAFDQNPVPFGKDEIEKLIYSLR